A portion of the Acipenser ruthenus chromosome 38, fAciRut3.2 maternal haplotype, whole genome shotgun sequence genome contains these proteins:
- the LOC131696837 gene encoding guanylate-binding protein 1-like: MASNTVAMPAPVCLIENSSTGQLHVNQQALEILSQIDQPVVVVAIVGLYHTGKSYLMNKLAGKRSGFSLGATIQSHTKGIWMWCVPHPCKPGHTLVLLDTEGLGDVERGDQKNDNWIFTLAVLLSSTLVYNSMGTITDNSVQNLHYVTELTEHLEVKAGDGNLDISSEFACFFPSFVWTVRDFSLDLIMDGKPITADEYLNNSLKLKKGSSKSTQTYNLPRECIRNYFPSRKCFVFRRPTSEDKMRRIEELADSDLEPVFVEQTKNFCAHIFNNTETKTMKGGFTVTGRLLGRLVETYLETIVSGKVPSLDNAVLALSQIENSAAVQSALTHYKEQMKERVSFPSHTQKELSDVHGQCEAAAVHIFLERCFKDEDQRYLLELMRLLHEELESIRSGKRFQSLKDCESASHSRVQHRSGQWTETAIGNNTVAMPAPVCLIENSSTGQLHVNQQALEILSQIDQPVVVVAIVGLYRTGKSYLMNKLAGKRSGFSLGATIQSHTKGIWMWCVPHPCKPGHTLVLLDTEGLGDVEKRDQKNDNWIFTLAVLLSSTLVYNSMGTITDNSVQNLHYVTELTEHLEVKAGDGNLDISSEFARFFPSFVWTVRDFSLDLIMDGKPITADEYLNNSLKLKKGSSKSTQTYNLPRECIRNYFPSRKCFVFRRPTSEDKMRRIEELSDSDLEPVFVEQTKNFCAHIFNNTETKTMKGGFTVTGRLLGRLVETYLDTIASGKVPSLDNAVLALSQIENSAAVHSALTHYKEQMKERVSFPSHTQKELSDVHGQCEAAAVHIFLERCFKDENQRYQLELMKCLQEEYESICRKNEKESEKSCKALIASLFRNVEDRLSSGFYMDIGGYKQYKSDQEHFIRQYKDTPGKGIQADAILKEFLNGKETMGNMILAADESLSEQQKRIEEDQARRDAMERDRRAIQENQKVLQQLLDDQERSYKQNMEQLLKKLKEDQKTAAEEYDRVLQAKLREQKDLLESGFEEKAKKLENDVRSLSQKKEETQSQSTLSKVMETVGNAASLFLPGIAGRALGVATSFLSRFF, encoded by the exons ATGGCCAGCAATACAGTGGCAATGCCAGCCCCTGTGTGTCTGATAGAGAACAGCTCCACTGGACAGCTTCATGTGAACCAGCAGGCGCTGGAGATCCTGTCCCAGATTGACCAgccggtggtggtggtggctaTCGTGGGCTTGTATCACACAGGCAAATCCTACCTCATGAACAAGCTGGCTGGGAAGAGATCGG GATTCTCCCTGGGGGCGACCATACAGTCCCACACTAAAGGCATCTGGATGTGGTGTGTCCCTCACCCGTGTAAACCCGGCCACACCCTCGTGCTGCTCGATACGGAGGGGCTGGGAGATGTGGAGAGG GGAGACCAGAAGAATGATAACTGGATCTTCACGCTGGCTGTGCTGCTCAGCAGCACCTTGGTGTACAACAGCATGGGCACCATCACCGACAACTCAGTGCAGAACCTGCA CTATGTGACTGAGCTGACAGAACATCTGGAAGTTAAGGCAGGAGATGGGAATCTGGATATCTCTTCAGAATTCGCTTGTTTCTTCCCCTCCTTCGTCTGGACGGTGCGAGATTTCTCTCTGGACCTGATTATGGATGGGAAGCCTATCACAGCCGATGAATACCTGAATAATTCTTTAAAGCTGAAAAAAG GTTCATCCAAGTCCACCCAGACCTATAACTTGCCACGCGAGTGCATCCGAAATTACTTCCCCAGCAGGAAGTGCTTTGTGTTCAGGCGTCCCACCTCCGAAGACAAGATGAGGAGAATTGAAGAGCTCGCTGACAGCGACCTGGAACCAGTATTTGTAGAACAGACCAAGAACTTCTGTGCCCACATCTTCAACaatactgaaaccaaaacaatgaaaggAGGATTTACAGTCACTGGCAGAT TGCTGGGGAGACTGGTAGAGACGTATTTGGAGACCATTGTCAGTGGGAAGGTCCCTAGTCTGGATAATGCTGTTCTGGCCCTGTCTCAGATTGAGAACTCGGCCGCAGTGCAGAGTGCCCTCACTCACTACAAGGAGCAGATGAAGGAGAGAGTCTCCTTTCCTAGTCACACCCAGAAGGAGCTTTCTGATGTGCATGGCCAGTGTGAGGCTGCAGCTGTACACATCTTTCTGGAGCGCTGCTTCAAGGATGAGGATCAGCGATACCTGTTAGAGCTCATG AGGCTCCTGCACGAGGAATTGGAATCAATCCGTTCAGGAAAGAGGTTCCAGAGTCTGAAGGATTGTGAATCAGCGAGCCATTCCAGAGTGCAGCACAGGAGTGGACAGTGGaca GAAACAGCTATAGGTAACAATACAGTGGCAATGCCAGCCCCTGTGTGTCTGATAGAGAACAGCTCCACTGGACAGCTTCACGTGAACCAGCAGGCGCTGGAGATCCTGTCCCAGATTGACCAGCCGGTGGTGGTGGTCGCTATCGTGGGCTTGTATCGCACAGGCAAATCCTACCTCATGAACAAGCTGGCTGGGAAGAGATCGG GATTCTCCCTGGGGGCGACCATACAGTCCCACACTAAAGGCATCTGGATGTGGTGTGTCCCTCACCCGTGTAAACCCGGCCACACCCTCGTGCTGCTCGATACGGAGGGGCTGGGAGATGTGGAGAAG CGAGACCAGAAGAATGATAACTGGATCTTCACACTGGCTGTGCTGCTCAGCAGCACCTTGGTTTACAACAGCATGGGCACCATCACCGACAACTCAGTGCAGAACCTGCA CTATGTGACTGAGCTGACAGAACATCTGGAAGTTAAGGCAGGAGATGGGAATCTGGATATCTCTTCAGAATTCGCTCGTTTCTTCCCCTCCTTCGTCTGGACGGTGCGAGATTTCTCTCTGGACCTGATTATGGATGGGAAGCCTATCACAGCCGATGAATACCTGAATAATTCCTTAAagctaaaaaaag GTTCATCCAAGTCCACCCAGACCTATAACTTGCCACGCGAGTGCATCCGAAATTACTTCCCCAGCAGGAAGTGCTTTGTGTTCAGGCGTCCCACCTCCGAAGACAAGATGAGGAGAATTGAAGAGCTCTCTGACAGCGACCTGGAACCAGTATTTGTAGAACAGACCAAGAACTTCTGTGCCCACATCTTCAACaatactgaaaccaaaacaatgaaaggAGGATTCACAGTCACTGGCAGAT TGCTGGGGAGACTGGTAGAGACGTATTTGGACACCATTGCCAGTGGGAAGGTCCCTAGTCTGGATAATGCTGTTCTGGCCCTGTCTCAGATTGAGAACTCGGCCGCAGTGCACAGTGCCCTCACTCACTACAAGGAGCAGATGAAGGAGAGAGTCTCCTTTCCTAGTCACACCCAGAAGGAGCTTTCTGATGTGCATGGCCAGTGTGAGGCTGCAGCTGTACACATCTTTCTGGAGCGCTGCTTCAAGGATGAGAATCAGAGATACCAGCTGGAGCTCATG AAATGTTTGCAGGAGGAGTATGAATCAATCTGTCGTAAGAATGAGAAGGAATCAGAGAAGTCTTGCAAGGCACTCATTGCAAGTCTCTTCAGGAATGTAGAGGACAGACTGAGCTCAGGTTTCTACATGGACATAGGAGGGTACAAGCAGTACAAGAGTGACCAGGAACACTTCATCAGGCAATACAAAGACACACCTGGCAAAGGGATTCAG GCTGATGCCATTCTGAAGGAATTTCTGAATGGAAAAGAGACAATGGGTAACATGATTCTTGCTGCTGATGAGTCTCTCAGCGAGCAACAAAAACGTATAGAAG AGGACCAAGCTAGGCGTGATGCTATGGAGCGGGACAGACGGGCAATACAGGAAAATCAAAAGGTTCTGCAGCAGCTGCTGGACGACCAGGAGAGATCCTACAAGCAGAACATGGAGCAGCTTCTGAAAAAGTTGAAGGAAGACCAAAAGACTGCCGCAGAGGAGTATGATAGAGTGCTGCAGGCTAAACTCAGG GAACAGAAGGATCTTCTAGAGAGCGGTTTTGAGGAGAAGGCAAAGAAACTTGAGAATGACGTGAGAAGCCTGAGTCAGAAGAAGGAGGAGACACAATCCCAGTCCACTTTAAG